The Paralichthys olivaceus isolate ysfri-2021 chromosome 2, ASM2471397v2, whole genome shotgun sequence genomic interval GTAGCACTGTGGGCAGAAGAAGTCGATGCAGTTCATAATGTGTATCGGCAGCCAACACACGACAAAGAGGAAGACTACCAAGGCCAGTGATTTTGCCAGCCTCAGCTCCTTCTGATAGTACCGCTCTCCATCGCACGTGGCCTCTGCACGTCGGTTAAGCTGCTGCCTGATCACCCTGAAGATCTCGGCATACAGAGCGATCATTATGGTCAGCGGTACCACCACCCAGCCAAAGAAATTGAAGTACACCATATAGTCCATCCTCATGACCGTGGTGAATTTGCACACAATTTCACTGGAAGTGCTGAGGTTTCCTTGGACGTCACGGTTATTCCAACCAATCATTGGAACCAACCCAGTGAGGACGGAGAGGAtccaacacagacagactgcCACATAGGCTCTCCCCTGGGTCACTATGGTGCTGTACCTGGATAAAACAGACGACATGTCGAATGTGATTACCTAAATGCACTATTACATACAACTGTAGTAGTTTTACTTGAACGAATGCTAGTCCCTTGATTTCTCTTCAGAAGTATTTTTCTTGTGTGCAAGCTGTTGACGTCAGGAtccaacagataaacaaaaagtTGCATTGACAGCTGCCAGATCCCTCCACATACTGTGCCTCCGTCAGGAATTAAGGCAGAaaggaacattttcatttgcttaaAAGCTTTTGATAGGCAGCCCATCGATTTACTTTAAACCAGGCAATAATATATTGTGCCATGTCAGGCATCAACGCTGAAGACCGCCCCCTGTTGATTTACTAGCTGGAGGATAAAATGTTAACACTCTATGATACTAGGGCCAATGAAGGAGTGAGGTGAGAAGCTCTCTGTACCATTATTACTACTATAACTATGTTGTTCTATAATTGTATTGGGGCGACTTTCAAAAATGCCTTCAACCATAAAATTCAGCAGGTAACTGCAATGTGTTCATTCTAAGGGAATTCTAACAACATTTCAAGATTTTGTGTAATATGGATATTGGGTATTGAAGATATGCCTTTTGTGTTGCAttatcatttgatttattttgaaatgaggCAAATTAATATATGTCAATAATGCATTACAGAGCGTTAAGAGTTTACAGCATATCAAGGAACCACAAATTGACTGGAGGCAATCATAACAAGTAAGAGATTATGTTTCTGCCATCAgttatgaatattttattgttcCCGATACTTGAACGTCATTACATCATCCATCAAAgaacacagaacaaacaaatcCTCTCTTTTCCTTGGTTTCTTTCAAAAACCTGAGTACAATTAGATGACATTGTTCAAAGTCCAACTAAGTGTTTTTAAGACGATTCCTCACCTGATGGGAATCTTGACTCTGAGATATCGGTCAATGGCGATGGCCAGCAGGGAGAGGATGGAGCTCTGGGTGATGATGAGCAgcaggcaggagaggaagaggcaggTGTAAAACTGAGTGTTGAATCCCAGGCTGATGATGATGGCCAGGGGGATGACCAGGACGCCCACGGCGATGTCAGCTACCGCCAGAGACACGATAAAGGAGAACGTGGTGTCGCGGAGAGCCCGGTTCACAcacaccaccagcaccaccagcacGTTCCCCAGCACAGAGGCCAGGGCAACAGCTGTCTCTATGGAGATGTACACCATGTCCACATGCTCCCGAGCCTTGATGCCAGGAGAGGAGGACATTTTTACAGTTCGCAGATCTCACTTACCTTTggtcagataaaaaaaaattgaaattggATGTTGAAACTTCTTGACTCCACTTTGGGTTTTGCCTCAGATCAGAAACATCCTCCATTGTGTGTACATTCAGCTGAAAGTATTCTTTGCCATATGCACACAATGAGCATCACTTCAGGATGCTGAACGAATCCTCCATATGTTCAGGCTCCGAACGAGACTAGATAACAGAGCACGGCCCCTCTTTGACATTCTTACTCgctttctcttgctctctctttcttgctctctctttttcacttaCTCCCTCTCTACTCTGTAAGGAGCGAGTCATAAAATTGAGGGGAGGGACTCTGCTTTCTGCAGCACCCTGCAGTAATAGTTTTACTCCTATTAAGAATATTTGCATCACTTTTTAGTCGTGGTATTGTAGTTTTCATGGTTTGATGAAAAATCGGTCAAGTGAGAACACAAAATTTTGGTGTTTtcgtttttttacattttcactgatttcccaaggaataacaaaaaacatctgGCATATTTAAAGGACTAatattctttttcttgtttctgtgCAGATTAAACAAACGAGACATGACATTCTGTCAGTTTTAGAGGTTCTGTAAGTGCTACAGTACTAATGTATCCAACCTGTGTGCTACAccacattattttatatatagatTTTACTGCTGCAATGAATTTCGCTTCCATCTCTTTGCGTCGAGCCTGTGTCATGTGCAGGTCGATTATTGTTGGAATTCATCATCCTTTATGTGACTCTCCTTGTCTCTCCTCTTTTATATGGATCAACTAatctgcacatgcacatgttcTACTTTGATAATGCAACATCAATACCTGAGAGACCCAGGGCTGATTGGAGTTGGGTAATGACAGATTTGAGGTAGCCTCTGTGTGATTCATCATTTATTCCAACCATTACATCAGTAACAACAAATTAGAGTGCAGCATTTTAAATCCAAGCTTTTAATTATAATTCTGTCCAAATGGTGCGAAAACATCTTATCATCTtataatttttcttttaatttacacattttcacttttttttttatataatcaatGAAAGTTTATTATATATCTCACTGGCTTGCATTTCATTCCAAAGGCACATTTATTCTGCTTATTGTTCTCTACTCTTTTTAAATcagcctctctctgctgtgtaaGCTGCAGGCAGCGTCCAAAGGTTCACTTACTTACAAAAACCTAATGTAATTGTGCATCTGAGAATGAAAAGACGTTGGCAGCGAGCGACACTGAGCAAGCAATCACTGAAATGGTCTGCACTTGCTTGAGGAGGCATATTCAGTATCTGCCTGTAAATATATTCAATCTGATCGcttgagtctttttttttttaaagaaagcaaTGAGTCAGGATGTTGCTTTGAGACactatctatatatattatcaGGATGTGGTGTGGAGTGTTCGTGAGCAGACGCTGAATCAATTTTATTGGGCCCGTATCCTGCTTGATTTCATCAGCTCAAGTGGTAGAATGCATGTATTATAGTGTCTGTAAATATCAAAAGTCTCAACAAATATAATACTGCAGTAGCCTATGTATGAAACGTAGTAAATCAATGATCATGAAGTCATGCTGTTGTGCTTTATCTATTTCTTTATCTATCTTGTTTCTATTTTCCCCTCTTGATCTAATGATGAAAAACCTGTTGttattgtggttttattttaacagttgATGTGATACAACAGAGAAACTAATGGTGCTAAATCCTTTTGCCATTTGTCAGCATCCAACTGACAGTTGAATAGCAATGAATTTGATTACAGTCTTGCAGGGATCCGCTCGTGCATTTGCCGCAGAGATTACATGACAGCGAAGCTTCTATTACCGGTTCACATTAGCAAAATTATTTTCAATGTCCTCACAAAGCACCACAGCTTAATTAAGACTTAATTTCATCCTGATTCTACAGGGtctgtctttttgtgtctcTAATATCTGCTTATCATTTCCCCAAAATATTATGAGTGTCCAAATTAATGTGCAATCAAAAAATCAGTAGTGGTTTTGATATTACTGTAAATGTACAGATCAATTGCCTCCACAGCGGCAAATGGTGCCCATGAGATGAAGTCTGTGTGGCACCAGCCAGAGAGCTTTTTAATGTTGTCTGTTCGTTTTAAAGCAATTCAATATTTAACCATTGCACGGGTTGA includes:
- the LOC109635451 gene encoding adenosine receptor A1; its protein translation is MSSSPGIKAREHVDMVYISIETAVALASVLGNVLVVLVVCVNRALRDTTFSFIVSLAVADIAVGVLVIPLAIIISLGFNTQFYTCLFLSCLLLIITQSSILSLLAIAIDRYLRVKIPIRYSTIVTQGRAYVAVCLCWILSVLTGLVPMIGWNNRDVQGNLSTSSEIVCKFTTVMRMDYMVYFNFFGWVVVPLTIMIALYAEIFRVIRQQLNRRAEATCDGERYYQKELRLAKSLALVVFLFVVCWLPIHIMNCIDFFCPQCYIPKSAMYVGIFMSHVNSALNPMVYAFRIKRFRITLVQITRRCMLCKHAEPTPCPNSTPALPKKVDVNL